The Rhodococcus rhodochrous DNA window ACGAGGCGCGCATGTCGTGCCCGATCACCACACGGTCCGCGCTGCCCTCACTGCGCAACAGGCGTGCGAACGATGCTCCGACCTCGCGGACGAACTCTTCGTCGATCTGCTCTCCGACGACTCCCCGTACGTCGTAGGCCTTGATGACTGCTGACACCGACTCGGCAGCTCTCGCCACTGTATTAGCTCCTGAACTCGACTCGTGCGATGCCGTCCTCCGCGACATCGCACTCGCTCAGCCTAGTGCGAACGGCTCAGGACGTGGGATCGGGAAGAACACGCAGGTGGCCGCGTCGGCCGGTGCGTGCGGTGGGCGGCACGACGGCCCGTTGGGGTTCCTCGGCGTCGTCGTCGCTCGAGTCGGAACGGGAACGCTCCCCCAGGCCGGCCTCGCGTACGGCCTCGGCGAGGGCGGTCAGATCGTCCTCGTCGGGGGTGGCCGACGAGAACGCTCCCTCGTATCGGACGAGTTCCCAGCCCTTGGGTGCCGTGATGCGCGAACCGTGCATCTCGCAGAGATCCCACGAGTGCGGTTCCGCGACGGTCGCCAGGGGACCGACAACGGCAGTGGAGTCCGAGTACACGTAGGTCAGCGTCGCAACAGCAGGGTTCTTGCACCCAGGCCGGCAGCATCGACGCAGTGTTCTCACGACTGGGAGCGTAGCGCGCCGGACGCGCCAGGACTATTCGGACACACCGAAAGGGTGGAGCGATTTTCGTGTCGTAGTGTCCATGGCATGGTCCGCGCACGACGTTCCCGCCCTGTGTCGTCCCGTTCCGTGGCACGCCGCGGCAGGGGAATCCGCGGTCCCCTGTTCCCGCAGAGCCTGCCCGCGTGGAAGACACGCGCCGAGAAATTCGACCTGCTCGTACTGGGGGCGTTCGCGCCGATCGACGCGCGCTGGCACGACCGCCTCACCAAGCTCGACATCGCCGTCGACGAGGTCCCGAAGATCCGGGCG harbors:
- a CDS encoding DUF3499 domain-containing protein; this encodes MRTLRRCCRPGCKNPAVATLTYVYSDSTAVVGPLATVAEPHSWDLCEMHGSRITAPKGWELVRYEGAFSSATPDEDDLTALAEAVREAGLGERSRSDSSDDDAEEPQRAVVPPTARTGRRGHLRVLPDPTS